One uncultured Caproiciproducens sp. DNA segment encodes these proteins:
- the def gene encoding peptide deformylase produces MAIRNIIKEGDPFLNRVCHPVEKFDKRLAVLLDDMQETMHSADGVGLAAPQVGILRRAVVIDVGEGPIELINPVFLEQSGEQECVEGCLSAPGQYGITKRPMHIKVRAQNRKGEFFELEGEELLATVSCHEVDHLDGILFKSHVIHMLDDEELAKLK; encoded by the coding sequence ATGGCTATTAGAAACATTATAAAAGAGGGAGATCCGTTCCTTAACCGGGTATGTCATCCTGTTGAGAAATTTGACAAAAGGCTTGCAGTTTTGCTTGACGATATGCAGGAAACAATGCACAGTGCCGACGGAGTTGGCCTTGCTGCACCGCAGGTAGGCATCCTGAGAAGGGCCGTCGTGATCGATGTCGGCGAAGGCCCGATCGAATTGATCAATCCGGTTTTTCTTGAACAAAGCGGTGAGCAAGAATGCGTAGAAGGCTGCCTGTCTGCGCCCGGACAGTACGGCATTACAAAACGTCCAATGCATATTAAAGTCCGTGCGCAAAACCGAAAAGGAGAATTCTTTGAGCTTGAAGGGGAGGAACTGCTTGCTACGGTCTCATGCCATGAGGTTGACCATTTAGACGGCATCCTGTTCAAATCCCATGTAATTCATATGCTGGATGATGAAGAGCTGGCGAAGTTAAAATAA
- the fmt gene encoding methionyl-tRNA formyltransferase — MRIVFMGTPDFAVPCLKRLIDAGHDLCAVFTQPDKPKGRGYALTPSPVKVLAAEKNITVFQPKTLRTEEAAETIRNLKPDVIVVVAYGKILPKEVLDIPPFGCINVHASLLPKYRGAAPIQWSVINGDKVTGVTTMFMSEGLDTGDMLLTAQTEIDSEETSGELHERLSLMGAELIVQTLQKVEDGSIERIPQSDENTCYASMLTKELARIDWSKSANEIHNLVRGLSPWPVAYTIYHNKLLKIHKTMAVNGYKGNAGEIANTDGMFVVFCGEKTALELMEVQYEGGKRMSGKDFLRGHPVGEDLFLK, encoded by the coding sequence ATGCGTATTGTTTTTATGGGAACGCCGGATTTTGCCGTTCCATGCCTGAAACGTTTGATTGATGCGGGGCATGACCTTTGTGCCGTTTTTACACAGCCTGATAAACCGAAGGGGAGAGGTTATGCGCTTACACCGTCCCCGGTAAAGGTGCTAGCGGCTGAGAAAAACATTACCGTATTTCAGCCTAAAACGCTTCGTACGGAAGAAGCCGCTGAAACGATCCGGAATCTGAAACCCGACGTGATTGTTGTAGTTGCTTATGGTAAAATACTGCCCAAAGAGGTCCTTGATATTCCGCCTTTTGGGTGCATCAATGTTCATGCTTCCCTTTTGCCGAAATATCGTGGAGCTGCCCCGATTCAATGGTCCGTCATAAATGGCGACAAGGTAACGGGCGTTACAACAATGTTTATGTCCGAAGGACTTGATACAGGAGATATGCTGCTGACCGCCCAAACAGAAATTGATTCTGAAGAGACTTCCGGTGAACTGCATGAACGGCTTTCGCTGATGGGTGCGGAACTGATTGTGCAGACACTTCAAAAAGTGGAAGACGGATCAATCGAGCGTATCCCGCAGAGCGATGAAAATACCTGCTATGCTTCTATGCTGACAAAAGAGCTTGCCCGCATTGACTGGAGCAAATCAGCCAATGAAATTCATAATTTGGTTCGTGGGCTTTCCCCATGGCCTGTTGCATATACAATTTACCATAATAAACTTTTAAAGATTCACAAAACAATGGCTGTGAATGGATATAAAGGAAATGCCGGTGAAATAGCAAATACCGACGGAATGTTTGTTGTATTCTGCGGCGAAAAGACTGCCCTTGAACTTATGGAAGTCCAATATGAAGGCGGTAAAAGAATGAGTGGAAAAGATTTTCTTCGCGGACATCCGGTTGGTGAAGATCTTTTTTTAAAATAA
- a CDS encoding zinc metallopeptidase, with translation MMRMGFYYFDYTYFIFIVPALIVTMIAQFQVKSTFEKYSRISTARNMTGAQAAASVAEFGGAQGVQVQRISGNLTDNFDPRNNTISLSDQVYSSTTIAALGVAAHEAGHAIQHAQGYFPNKIRAVLVPVTNVGSRLAVPLVIVGLILPVQYNFVVTFGIALYSFAVLFQLVTLPVEFNASFRAIRTLDEAGILYPDELEGAKKVLKAAAMTYLAASFTAIMSLLRLILIAGNRRGRD, from the coding sequence ATGATGAGAATGGGATTTTATTATTTTGATTATACATACTTTATTTTTATTGTGCCCGCGCTGATTGTAACGATGATTGCACAATTTCAAGTAAAATCGACTTTTGAAAAATATTCCCGTATCTCGACCGCAAGGAATATGACCGGAGCACAGGCTGCCGCAAGTGTTGCTGAGTTCGGCGGCGCCCAAGGCGTGCAGGTGCAGCGCATATCCGGAAACCTAACCGATAATTTTGATCCCCGGAATAATACGATCAGCCTTTCCGATCAAGTTTACTCATCTACTACCATTGCAGCGCTTGGTGTGGCAGCCCATGAAGCCGGGCATGCGATTCAGCACGCGCAGGGGTATTTTCCGAATAAAATCCGCGCGGTTTTGGTTCCGGTTACAAATGTCGGCTCACGGCTTGCGGTGCCGCTTGTAATTGTCGGATTAATTTTACCCGTTCAGTATAACTTTGTCGTGACTTTTGGCATTGCACTATACAGTTTTGCCGTATTGTTTCAGCTTGTAACGCTTCCTGTTGAGTTTAATGCAAGCTTTCGTGCGATCCGCACACTGGATGAGGCAGGGATTTTATATCCTGACGAACTCGAGGGAGCAAAAAAAGTTTTGAAAGCAGCAGCAATGACTTATTTAGCAGCAAGTTTTACTGCTATCATGTCACTTTTGAGATTGATTCTGATTGCAGGCAACAGACGGGGTAGGGATTAA
- the rsmB gene encoding 16S rRNA (cytosine(967)-C(5))-methyltransferase RsmB yields the protein MDNARSAALAALLHVDVSEGYSNIVLDKTLTSFSLEQRDKALASAIFYGVLERRITLNYTISQFSKTPLNKMSPQVLEILRIGAYQIMYLDKIPKSAAVNESVILAKENGAVKASGFINAVLRSLIRNIDQLKMPDAEINPLLSLSIRYSCPEWLIALWQEAYGKECTLSLLESTLLKPPVFARANNTCISVEDLMKKFNSEGIKATAITWLEQAVELQQTGAVGQSACYQDGLFHIQDLSSQLCCSLLNPIPGQRIIDVCSAPGGKTFTIAEMMKNEGALLAFDKYKGKVHLIKQGAQRLNLSVVNAAVRDASNAEKELDPADKVLCDVPCSGFGIIRRKPEIKYKLRSAIDSLPDLQYLILYKSSKLVKTNGTLFYSTCTLNPKENDEVAAKFLQHNHDFEPLPLNLPDTIHHIVADEPDHQLTLMPHVHGTDGFFIAAFRKK from the coding sequence ATGGACAATGCAAGGTCAGCCGCTCTCGCCGCTCTTTTGCATGTTGATGTCAGTGAAGGCTATTCCAATATTGTTCTGGACAAAACACTAACTTCTTTTTCTTTGGAGCAGCGTGACAAAGCACTTGCTTCGGCAATATTTTACGGAGTTCTGGAGCGCCGCATTACACTGAATTACACGATCAGCCAGTTTTCTAAAACGCCATTAAATAAAATGTCGCCGCAGGTACTTGAAATACTGCGGATAGGTGCATATCAGATTATGTATCTTGATAAAATTCCGAAATCCGCAGCCGTGAATGAATCGGTCATTCTCGCAAAAGAAAATGGAGCTGTAAAGGCATCCGGCTTTATTAATGCGGTGCTTCGGTCTTTGATCCGAAATATTGATCAACTTAAGATGCCCGATGCTGAAATAAATCCTTTACTTTCTTTAAGCATCCGGTACTCGTGCCCGGAATGGCTGATAGCATTATGGCAGGAGGCTTATGGAAAAGAGTGTACTCTTAGTCTGCTGGAAAGCACGTTGCTCAAGCCGCCCGTATTTGCCAGGGCGAATAATACCTGCATTTCTGTGGAAGACTTAATGAAAAAGTTTAATTCGGAGGGTATAAAGGCAACTGCCATTACATGGCTTGAGCAGGCTGTTGAATTGCAGCAGACCGGTGCCGTCGGTCAGTCTGCCTGTTATCAGGATGGACTGTTTCACATACAGGATCTTTCCTCTCAGCTGTGCTGCTCTTTACTCAACCCAATTCCCGGCCAAAGAATCATCGACGTCTGCTCCGCTCCCGGAGGGAAGACGTTTACCATAGCTGAAATGATGAAAAACGAGGGTGCACTTCTCGCTTTTGATAAATATAAGGGCAAAGTGCATTTGATAAAACAGGGTGCGCAGCGCTTAAATCTGTCTGTTGTAAATGCTGCGGTCCGTGATGCTTCCAACGCCGAAAAGGAGTTAGATCCGGCGGACAAAGTTCTTTGTGACGTACCGTGTTCCGGCTTTGGGATTATCCGGCGCAAACCGGAAATTAAGTATAAATTACGGTCAGCTATTGACAGTTTGCCTGATTTGCAGTACCTTATTCTGTATAAATCATCAAAATTGGTAAAAACGAATGGAACTTTGTTTTACTCTACCTGCACTTTAAACCCAAAAGAAAATGATGAGGTGGCAGCTAAATTTCTTCAGCATAACCATGACTTTGAGCCTCTGCCTCTCAATTTGCCCGATACGATTCACCACATTGTTGCCGATGAACCGGATCATCAGCTTACGCTGATGCCGCATGTTCACGGAACGGATGGCTTTTTTATCGCGGCTTTTCGAAAAAAATAG
- the rlmN gene encoding 23S rRNA (adenine(2503)-C(2))-methyltransferase RlmN: MTLEELKADFAANGQPAFRALQVYKWLHRGVEAFDKMSDLSKAFRQELTKKYYIANAVIEKKLESQVDDTIKYLFRLNDGEHIESVLMDYHHGHTICISTQVGCKMNCSFCATGKSGFSRNLTASEMLAQIQAAQNDIGIRISNVVMMGMGEPLDNYQNVLRFLELVSSDDGMNIGMRHISLSTCGIVDKIYDLAEKKLQLTLSVSLHAPNDEIRSKTMPVNLKWGVDELIKACRYYANLTGRRISFEYAMINGLNDSDDCARELANRLHGMLSHVNLIPVNDVGGADFKKSSPDRLQTFSRILSNKGITVTVRRTLGSDINASCGQLRRRYKEEVANVESIQQK; this comes from the coding sequence ATGACTCTTGAGGAATTAAAAGCCGATTTTGCCGCTAACGGCCAACCGGCTTTTCGTGCTTTGCAGGTTTATAAATGGCTGCACCGCGGGGTGGAAGCCTTTGATAAAATGTCCGATCTATCAAAGGCTTTTCGTCAAGAGCTTACGAAAAAATATTACATAGCGAATGCTGTGATAGAAAAAAAGTTGGAATCTCAAGTCGACGATACTATAAAATATTTGTTTCGATTAAATGATGGGGAGCATATTGAAAGTGTATTGATGGATTATCACCACGGTCATACGATCTGTATTTCTACTCAGGTTGGCTGCAAAATGAACTGTTCGTTCTGCGCCACCGGGAAAAGCGGTTTTTCCCGGAATCTGACGGCATCCGAAATGCTTGCACAAATTCAGGCTGCCCAAAACGACATTGGTATTCGCATATCAAATGTTGTTATGATGGGCATGGGTGAACCGCTGGATAATTATCAAAATGTGCTTCGTTTTCTGGAACTGGTTTCCTCTGATGACGGAATGAATATCGGTATGAGGCATATTTCTCTTTCTACCTGTGGCATTGTCGATAAAATTTATGATTTGGCCGAAAAAAAATTGCAGCTTACTCTTTCCGTATCGCTCCATGCACCCAATGATGAAATTCGTTCGAAGACCATGCCGGTTAATCTTAAGTGGGGCGTCGACGAGCTTATAAAAGCGTGCCGTTACTATGCAAACCTGACCGGCCGCAGGATATCGTTCGAATATGCCATGATCAATGGTTTGAACGACAGCGATGATTGTGCCAGAGAGCTTGCAAACAGGCTGCACGGAATGCTCAGCCATGTGAACTTAATCCCGGTCAATGATGTGGGCGGAGCCGATTTCAAAAAAAGCTCACCCGACCGACTGCAAACATTCAGCCGTATCCTTTCAAATAAGGGAATCACCGTTACTGTCCGGAGGACACTCGGCTCAGATATAAATGCTTCCTGCGGCCAGCTTCGACGCAGGTACAAAGAGGAGGTGGCCAATGTTGAAAGTATTCAGCAAAAGTGA
- a CDS encoding Stp1/IreP family PP2C-type Ser/Thr phosphatase, whose translation MLKVFSKSDIGLVRQTNQDACKSGTFSENSAWAVVCDGMGGVNGGNVASGIAVDKISESIVSSYRDGMADSSIKNLMMAAIYNANLAIHDEARNHAQLSGMGTTVVAVLIADGVAHIAHAGDSRAYLITKNDIRQLTTDHSMVQEMVNNGDITEQQAKIHPQKNIITRALGVEPSIQIDYCENEFCSDSRLLICTDGLTNYIDAGQIYEFSKTMDADSLTDKLVLLAKNCGGGDNITVVIIENYC comes from the coding sequence ATGTTGAAAGTATTCAGCAAAAGTGATATTGGCCTTGTCAGACAAACCAATCAGGACGCCTGCAAAAGCGGTACTTTTTCTGAAAATTCCGCATGGGCTGTTGTCTGTGATGGGATGGGCGGCGTAAACGGGGGCAATGTTGCAAGCGGGATTGCCGTGGACAAAATTTCCGAAAGTATTGTCTCATCTTATCGCGACGGTATGGCTGACAGTTCCATTAAGAATCTAATGATGGCGGCAATTTACAATGCTAATCTCGCTATCCATGACGAAGCTAGGAATCATGCGCAGCTCAGCGGGATGGGTACAACGGTGGTTGCAGTGCTTATTGCAGACGGTGTTGCACATATTGCCCATGCAGGTGACAGCAGAGCATATTTAATAACGAAAAATGACATTCGGCAGCTTACTACAGACCATTCCATGGTACAGGAAATGGTTAATAATGGTGATATTACGGAACAGCAGGCTAAAATTCATCCACAGAAAAATATTATTACCCGTGCACTGGGTGTTGAACCTTCCATTCAAATTGATTACTGCGAAAATGAGTTTTGTTCTGACAGCAGGCTTCTCATTTGTACGGACGGCCTTACAAATTATATTGACGCCGGTCAAATTTATGAGTTCTCCAAAACAATGGATGCTGACAGCCTTACAGACAAGCTTGTACTGCTCGCAAAAAACTGCGGAGGCGGTGACAATATTACGGTTGTCATCATTGAAAACTACTGCTGA
- the pknB gene encoding Stk1 family PASTA domain-containing Ser/Thr kinase, translating into MDKYTGKRLDGRYEIHELIGTGGMALVYRAYDTIDDRTVAIKILKDEFLGNDEFIRRFKNESKAIAVLSHPNIVKVYDVSFGDRIQYIVEEFIDGITLKDYLDQQKEIKWKEAIHFTVQILRALQHAHEKGIVHRDIKPQNIMLLQDGTIKVTDFGIARFSRSETRTMTDKAIGSVHYIAPEQARGDLTDEKADIYSVGVMLYEMITGRLPFEADSAVSVAIMQLQADPKPPKEINPAIPDGLEEITLKAMQKNPTQRYQSAAEMLRDIEAFRRNPSISFQYKYFVDEKPTKYIDAINTVKGIEPSSYNDNYEYEEEPAKAPKKKKKSVATLIIAGIGAAFLIVAVGFLIAALFHSCSSGVGDITLPDFSGKTYDEVKAEVKDNEQYKNLTFVTETKNDATKKTGIVLSQNPKEGTTVKANAEITLTINAGGKPVSVPDVSNKTQEEAIADLKQVNLSYEILPVVDEKTAEGSVKNTDPVAGTQVAEGTKVKIYVSTGSEGEKIAVPAVIDKNIETAKSEIIAAGLTVGDITTQDDSNKAKNVVIETTPLPGVQVAKGSAVAIVVSSGNKSEKTIDVFVQLPKEVTHDINLKAYLGNELQTEKTVNPSYNDVCQLTFTGTSGKKQLIIQLDGSKYKVFTLNFDAGTSAENESYPYSSPSSSTGSGNIPSGPITPSD; encoded by the coding sequence ATGGATAAGTACACTGGCAAACGGCTAGATGGACGATATGAAATACATGAATTGATCGGTACCGGCGGAATGGCGCTGGTTTACCGTGCGTATGATACGATTGACGACCGCACGGTTGCCATCAAAATACTGAAGGATGAGTTTTTGGGAAACGACGAATTTATTCGGCGCTTTAAAAATGAATCCAAGGCGATTGCGGTTCTATCACATCCTAATATTGTCAAAGTTTACGATGTTAGTTTCGGTGACAGGATACAGTATATTGTCGAAGAGTTTATAGATGGCATTACGTTAAAGGACTATCTGGATCAGCAAAAAGAAATAAAATGGAAAGAAGCAATCCATTTTACTGTTCAGATTCTGCGCGCACTTCAGCATGCTCATGAGAAGGGCATTGTCCACCGTGACATAAAACCGCAGAATATTATGCTGCTGCAGGACGGCACCATTAAAGTAACCGATTTTGGGATTGCGCGTTTTTCACGCAGTGAAACACGTACGATGACCGATAAAGCGATCGGGTCGGTGCATTACATTGCGCCGGAGCAGGCGAGAGGCGATTTAACTGATGAAAAAGCAGACATTTACTCTGTAGGCGTCATGCTTTATGAAATGATCACAGGCCGGCTACCGTTTGAAGCCGACAGTGCGGTTTCGGTTGCGATTATGCAGCTGCAGGCGGATCCAAAACCTCCAAAGGAAATAAATCCCGCTATTCCGGATGGTCTGGAAGAAATCACTTTGAAGGCAATGCAGAAAAATCCAACGCAAAGATATCAGTCCGCCGCCGAAATGCTTCGTGATATTGAAGCCTTTCGGCGAAACCCCAGCATCAGTTTTCAGTACAAGTATTTTGTTGATGAAAAACCTACCAAATATATTGACGCCATCAATACGGTAAAAGGAATTGAACCATCCTCTTATAATGATAATTATGAATATGAAGAGGAACCGGCCAAAGCGCCAAAAAAGAAAAAAAAGTCGGTTGCGACTTTAATTATTGCAGGAATAGGCGCTGCATTTCTGATCGTTGCAGTCGGTTTTTTAATAGCCGCGCTGTTTCATAGCTGCAGCAGCGGGGTCGGAGACATCACTTTGCCGGATTTCTCTGGAAAAACCTACGATGAAGTCAAAGCGGAGGTCAAGGATAATGAACAATATAAAAATTTGACTTTTGTTACCGAAACGAAAAATGACGCCACAAAAAAAACGGGCATTGTTTTAAGTCAGAATCCAAAAGAAGGTACTACCGTAAAGGCCAATGCGGAAATCACACTGACGATTAATGCAGGAGGAAAACCGGTATCCGTTCCTGATGTTTCCAACAAAACACAGGAGGAAGCGATTGCCGATTTAAAGCAGGTGAATTTATCATATGAAATTTTACCTGTAGTGGATGAAAAAACCGCAGAAGGTTCTGTAAAGAACACCGACCCGGTTGCGGGAACGCAGGTTGCCGAAGGAACTAAAGTTAAGATTTATGTCAGCACCGGCAGTGAGGGTGAGAAAATTGCCGTTCCTGCCGTTATCGACAAAAATATTGAAACGGCTAAATCCGAGATTATTGCGGCAGGGCTGACAGTCGGCGATATTACTACGCAAGATGACAGCAATAAAGCAAAAAATGTCGTTATTGAAACAACTCCGCTGCCCGGTGTTCAGGTTGCTAAAGGAAGCGCAGTAGCAATTGTCGTGAGTTCAGGTAATAAATCGGAAAAAACAATTGATGTTTTTGTTCAGCTTCCCAAAGAAGTAACGCACGATATTAACTTAAAAGCGTATTTGGGTAATGAACTTCAAACGGAAAAAACAGTTAATCCGTCCTATAATGATGTATGTCAACTGACTTTTACGGGCACCAGCGGCAAAAAGCAGCTGATCATTCAGCTGGATGGCAGCAAGTATAAAGTGTTCACCTTGAATTTTGATGCGGGTACTTCTGCGGAAAACGAGAGTTATCCATACAGTAGTCCGAGCAGCAGCACGGGCAGCGGTAATATTCCAAGCGGCCCCATCACGCCGTCCGACTGA
- the rsgA gene encoding ribosome small subunit-dependent GTPase A, protein MNMDRINGTIVKGIGGFYYVETADTTYECKARGLFRKNKITPFVGDHVTISLEKDDTCTIEEILPRKNFLIRPPIANIDQLVIVVSVCDPSPSTLIIDKTIAAAEDKEIEPVIVISKTDLKDSEWLSGIYQNTGIPLLSISSVSEDGIEAVQKLLEGKISAFTGNSGVGKSSLLNRIDTRFHLQTGEISQKLGRGRHTTRQVDLLKLGKNTYVADTPGFSSINIERYDMVKKENLQYCFREFAPYLNQCKFASCSHTCEKGCAILKAVDEGYINKSRHESYVVMYNEVKGLKEWNLK, encoded by the coding sequence ATGAATATGGATAGAATAAACGGTACCATTGTAAAAGGTATCGGCGGTTTCTACTATGTGGAAACCGCCGATACAACATATGAGTGCAAAGCAAGGGGACTTTTCCGAAAAAACAAGATTACTCCCTTTGTTGGCGACCATGTGACTATCAGTCTTGAAAAGGACGATACATGCACGATTGAGGAAATACTGCCTCGCAAAAACTTTTTAATTCGTCCGCCGATCGCAAATATTGACCAGCTTGTTATTGTCGTATCGGTCTGCGACCCGTCTCCGAGTACGCTGATTATTGATAAAACAATTGCCGCGGCTGAGGACAAGGAAATCGAACCCGTTATTGTTATTTCCAAAACCGATTTAAAAGACAGTGAGTGGCTGAGCGGCATCTATCAAAATACCGGAATTCCGCTGCTTTCCATATCTTCTGTCTCTGAGGATGGCATTGAAGCGGTTCAAAAGCTGCTTGAAGGCAAGATTTCAGCATTTACCGGCAACTCCGGTGTTGGCAAATCTTCTCTTTTAAACAGGATTGATACGCGTTTTCATCTTCAAACCGGAGAGATCAGTCAAAAACTTGGCCGCGGCCGCCATACCACAAGGCAGGTGGATCTGCTGAAGCTGGGCAAAAATACGTATGTGGCGGATACTCCGGGTTTTTCCTCCATCAATATTGAACGGTATGATATGGTCAAAAAAGAAAATCTTCAGTATTGTTTCAGAGAATTCGCACCCTACCTGAATCAATGTAAATTCGCCTCCTGTTCACATACCTGTGAAAAAGGCTGTGCTATCCTTAAAGCTGTGGACGAAGGCTATATTAATAAGTCCCGTCATGAAAGCTATGTTGTAATGTACAACGAGGTTAAGGGTTTAAAGGAATGGAATCTAAAATGA
- a CDS encoding thiamine diphosphokinase, translated as MESKMKKCVIIGSAPCEYGEILNEIDTENSFIVCADGGLDIALNYHLVPNLLIGDFDSVKSELPESIETIRLHKEKDDTDMMAAIKEAMRRGYRDFTLFGALGGRMDHSFANLCALQYLASQGCKAAIVDKDCRAFLLTGGKLTLSKQKGSTVSVFPFGVGFCTVSYQGMKYPLREACISSGNPIGVSNVIVADQAQIFVHSGNVLIFLLS; from the coding sequence ATGGAATCTAAAATGAAAAAATGCGTGATTATTGGGTCGGCTCCCTGCGAATACGGAGAGATTCTGAATGAAATAGATACAGAGAATTCTTTTATTGTTTGTGCCGACGGCGGACTGGATATTGCATTAAATTATCATCTTGTACCAAACTTGCTTATCGGCGATTTTGACTCTGTGAAAAGTGAGCTGCCAGAAAGCATTGAAACAATTAGGCTCCATAAGGAAAAGGACGATACCGACATGATGGCGGCGATCAAAGAAGCAATGAGGAGAGGATACCGTGATTTCACCCTTTTCGGCGCGTTGGGGGGCAGGATGGATCATTCATTTGCCAATCTCTGTGCTTTGCAGTATCTGGCTTCACAGGGCTGTAAAGCGGCTATTGTGGACAAGGACTGCCGTGCGTTTCTATTAACCGGTGGGAAACTGACACTGAGCAAGCAGAAGGGCAGTACTGTTTCTGTATTTCCATTTGGTGTGGGGTTTTGCACGGTTAGTTATCAGGGAATGAAGTATCCCCTTAGGGAAGCCTGCATCTCTTCCGGCAATCCGATTGGTGTCAGCAATGTAATTGTTGCGGATCAGGCGCAAATTTTTGTTCACAGTGGGAATGTTCTAATTTTTTTGCTGTCGTAA
- a CDS encoding DUF3794 domain-containing protein, whose protein sequence is MDYMLNREALAASEVIYDGCQEQPVDLDISLPDYCPDIQRILKCQVYPRITSRSITGDRLELEGNYTVKILYLDSGGLTVHCYESSQSFSAVIALKQSADNAQIFAFTRVEYINCRATSPRRLDIHGSFSACAKVTSQGENEIISNIDGEGVEEQKSTLTLNKVVGFAQQQFTVEEVLELGQGKPPADNLIRSDAFAVLHDYTAVANKLMVKGEVCIKFLYSSNDNESALEVMEYAVPFNEMLDCDGITDNCIFNIQLNVVGMEAQIKNDYSGDQTYFDVQVKVFANAAAYQNSDITMVTDAYSKQFELNISSKQKSIDNILEFISDTDIHKGSLTLDDMSVSKIIDIWNEMNTVSADYSNAQINYKGKFNVCILALNADNKPIYFERLIDFEYAHPYQAKADNIKCSATMYVAGISYRITGGGIDLKVELRLNASVYSQYNIKVITDIAADETKPRAQDKSAALSIYYADTGESLWNIAREYCTSVNAIKLENDLTGEFVENRGMLLIPM, encoded by the coding sequence ATGGATTATATGCTTAACCGCGAGGCATTGGCTGCCAGCGAAGTTATTTATGATGGCTGCCAGGAGCAGCCGGTAGATCTTGACATCAGTCTGCCTGACTACTGCCCCGATATACAGCGCATTTTAAAATGTCAGGTTTATCCGCGAATTACCTCAAGAAGTATCACAGGAGACAGACTTGAACTGGAAGGCAATTACACAGTAAAAATTCTTTACCTTGATTCCGGTGGTTTAACTGTTCACTGCTATGAAAGCAGTCAGTCATTCTCTGCCGTAATCGCGCTGAAGCAGAGTGCAGACAACGCGCAAATTTTTGCATTCACACGTGTAGAATATATCAATTGCCGTGCAACCAGCCCTCGACGTCTGGATATACATGGTTCATTTTCGGCATGCGCTAAGGTGACCAGTCAGGGAGAAAATGAAATTATATCCAATATTGACGGTGAAGGAGTGGAAGAGCAGAAAAGCACACTGACACTGAACAAAGTCGTCGGTTTCGCTCAGCAGCAATTTACAGTCGAAGAAGTACTGGAACTTGGGCAGGGCAAACCACCTGCGGATAATCTGATCAGATCAGATGCATTTGCAGTGCTTCACGATTACACCGCTGTGGCAAATAAGCTGATGGTTAAGGGAGAAGTATGTATAAAATTCCTATACTCTTCTAACGACAATGAATCTGCACTGGAAGTGATGGAATACGCAGTACCGTTCAATGAGATGCTGGACTGCGACGGAATCACCGATAATTGCATTTTTAACATCCAGCTGAACGTTGTGGGCATGGAAGCGCAGATCAAAAACGATTATTCCGGCGATCAAACCTATTTTGATGTTCAGGTCAAAGTATTTGCCAATGCGGCAGCTTATCAGAATTCCGATATAACCATGGTAACAGACGCTTATTCAAAGCAATTTGAACTGAATATCAGCTCCAAGCAAAAAAGCATTGACAATATTCTGGAATTTATCAGCGATACCGATATTCATAAAGGCTCTCTAACACTGGATGATATGTCGGTTTCAAAAATAATTGATATCTGGAATGAAATGAATACGGTTTCAGCCGACTATTCGAATGCGCAGATCAATTACAAAGGGAAATTCAATGTTTGCATACTTGCTCTTAACGCAGACAACAAGCCGATTTATTTTGAACGACTGATTGATTTTGAGTATGCTCATCCTTATCAGGCGAAAGCGGATAATATCAAATGCAGCGCAACGATGTATGTGGCGGGCATAAGCTACCGAATTACGGGCGGCGGCATTGACCTGAAAGTTGAATTAAGGCTCAATGCAAGCGTGTACAGCCAATACAATATCAAAGTCATAACGGATATTGCAGCCGATGAGACCAAACCCAGGGCACAGGATAAATCTGCGGCATTAAGCATTTATTATGCCGACACGGGCGAAAGTTTATGGAATATTGCCCGTGAATACTGTACCTCCGTGAATGCGATTAAACTGGAAAACGACCTTACCGGTGAATTCGTTGAGAACAGGGGGATGCTGCTGATTCCAATGTGA